The Papaver somniferum cultivar HN1 unplaced genomic scaffold, ASM357369v1 unplaced-scaffold_18, whole genome shotgun sequence genome includes a window with the following:
- the LOC113338086 gene encoding uncharacterized protein LOC113338086 isoform X1 codes for MLERALSMRGRTTQATEEEGIGGGGVGGNEEERDDDESKTRKISLAMRITNLITYKFGVFWPCSFIIFSFLLLLSSIIIRSRNSVCVSTLDSRSLIGIDGLDSDFGTLGVPWCRSKSGRTVEWTTKDLLKGLEEFVPIYETRPIKNNQYGMGFDHSFGLWFMTRWLKPDLMMESGAFKGHSTWVLRQAMPDTPILSLTPRHPEKYLKKGPAYVDGNCTYFAGKDFVDFGNVDWKSVMKKHGVTDLSRVLIFFDDHQNELKRLKQALKAGFKHLIFEDNYDTGTGDHYSLRQICDQSYIRGGGHSCFQDSDEARIREKRKKFWEKAVDVDELCGPGEAWWGVRGHMRDDFNHTNKAISYKEHFQNSRFVESVLDVYWELPPVAGPSLTHQTRYDPARSVSPVVEDGRFGLFQRLGLSRFDSSVFNGYTQMVYVQISQSSP; via the exons ATGTTAGAAAGAGCATTATCAATGAGAGGAAGAACAACACAAGCGACGGAAGAAGAAGGAATCGGAGGTGGTGGAGTAGgaggaaatgaagaagaaagagacGATGATGAATCAAAAACAAGAAAGATTTCATTAGCAATGAGAATAACAAATCTAATTACATACAAATTTGGGGTGTTTTGGCCATGttctttcattattttctccttccttcttcttctttcttcaattATTATTCGTTCGAGGAATTCCGTTTGTGTTTCGACTCTGGATTCAAGAAGTTTGATTGGGATTGATGGGTTGGATTCAGATTTTGGTACTCTTGGTGTTCCTTGGT GCAGATCGAAATCGGGACGAACGGTGGAATGGACAACGAAGGATTTATTAAAAGGACTGGAAGAGTTTGTGCCGATCTATGAGACACGGCCAATCAAGAATAATCAGTATGGGATGGGTTTTGATCATAGTTTTGGACTTTGGTTTATGACTAGGTGGTTAAAACCTGATCTGATGATGGAGAGTGGTGCTTTCAAAGGGCATTCAACATGGGTTCTTCGTCAAGCAATGCCAGACACACCGATACTGTCACTTACACCTAGACACCCTGAGAAGTATCTCAAGAAGGGGCCTGCTTATGTTGATGGCAACTGTACTTATTTTGCTGGGAAGGATTTTGTGGATTTTGGAAATGTGGATTGGAAGAGTGTGATGAAGAAACATGGTGTTACTGACTTAAGTCGGGTTCTTATTTTCTTCGATGATCATCAAAATGAACTTAAAAG ATTGAAGCAGGCACTGAAAGCTGGGTTCAAGCATTTGATATTTGAGGATAATTACGATACTGGTACTGGTGATCATTATTCTTTGAGGCAAATATGTGACCAATCCTATATCAGAG GTGGTGGACATAGCTGTTTTCAAGATAGTGATGAAGCTAGAATAAGGGAGAAAAGGAAGAAGTTCTGGGAGAAGGCAGTTGACGTAGATGAACTTTGTGGGCCTGGTGAAGCATGGTGGGGTGTCAGAGGGCATATGCGAGATGATTTCAACCACACCAACAAGGCAATATCGTATAAGGAGCATTTTCAAAACAGCAGGTTTGTTGAATCAGTTCTAGATGTATATTGGGAGCTGCCTCCAGTTGCTGGTCCATCACTGACACATCAGACACGATATGATCCTGCACGTTCGGTTAGTCCAGTTGTGGAGGATGGAAGGTTTGGCTTATTTCAAAGGTTAGGCTTAAGCAGATTCGACTCATCTGTATTCAATGGATACACTCAGATGGTATATGTTCAGATTTCGCAATCTAGTCCTTAG
- the LOC113338086 gene encoding uncharacterized protein LOC113338086 isoform X2 has product MGFDHSFGLWFMTRWLKPDLMMESGAFKGHSTWVLRQAMPDTPILSLTPRHPEKYLKKGPAYVDGNCTYFAGKDFVDFGNVDWKSVMKKHGVTDLSRVLIFFDDHQNELKRLKQALKAGFKHLIFEDNYDTGTGDHYSLRQICDQSYIRGGGHSCFQDSDEARIREKRKKFWEKAVDVDELCGPGEAWWGVRGHMRDDFNHTNKAISYKEHFQNSRFVESVLDVYWELPPVAGPSLTHQTRYDPARSVSPVVEDGRFGLFQRLGLSRFDSSVFNGYTQMVYVQISQSSP; this is encoded by the exons ATGGGTTTTGATCATAGTTTTGGACTTTGGTTTATGACTAGGTGGTTAAAACCTGATCTGATGATGGAGAGTGGTGCTTTCAAAGGGCATTCAACATGGGTTCTTCGTCAAGCAATGCCAGACACACCGATACTGTCACTTACACCTAGACACCCTGAGAAGTATCTCAAGAAGGGGCCTGCTTATGTTGATGGCAACTGTACTTATTTTGCTGGGAAGGATTTTGTGGATTTTGGAAATGTGGATTGGAAGAGTGTGATGAAGAAACATGGTGTTACTGACTTAAGTCGGGTTCTTATTTTCTTCGATGATCATCAAAATGAACTTAAAAG ATTGAAGCAGGCACTGAAAGCTGGGTTCAAGCATTTGATATTTGAGGATAATTACGATACTGGTACTGGTGATCATTATTCTTTGAGGCAAATATGTGACCAATCCTATATCAGAG GTGGTGGACATAGCTGTTTTCAAGATAGTGATGAAGCTAGAATAAGGGAGAAAAGGAAGAAGTTCTGGGAGAAGGCAGTTGACGTAGATGAACTTTGTGGGCCTGGTGAAGCATGGTGGGGTGTCAGAGGGCATATGCGAGATGATTTCAACCACACCAACAAGGCAATATCGTATAAGGAGCATTTTCAAAACAGCAGGTTTGTTGAATCAGTTCTAGATGTATATTGGGAGCTGCCTCCAGTTGCTGGTCCATCACTGACACATCAGACACGATATGATCCTGCACGTTCGGTTAGTCCAGTTGTGGAGGATGGAAGGTTTGGCTTATTTCAAAGGTTAGGCTTAAGCAGATTCGACTCATCTGTATTCAATGGATACACTCAGATGGTATATGTTCAGATTTCGCAATCTAGTCCTTAG